The Syntrophorhabdaceae bacterium sequence CCGCGAAGTTTAGGGAATTGAAGGGTAAGTAATTTCATAATAAAAATGGCCTGCGGGAGATGACGCAGGCCATTTTTTTATTTATAGGCCAAGGAGATTTTCGCGCCTTCCTACGTCAGCTTCGACGTCGTGAATCCTCAACATATACACGATATGCTTCCGGTTCCCTCCGCCGCGCTTCCTCGTTATGCATCGAAACTTTCCTCGGCCTAAGAAGACTGGAACACTTGATAGGCGTCAGATTTATTTCACGGCCACTCGTTCCGCTTGCTCTGACGTACAGAATTATCGATTCTTCGAGTCTCGAACACGGCGAGAGAGGGATCGTCCTTGCTCGTAAGGGAAGAGAGTATTGACCATTTCGCATTCATTTCGTCTTGTGACCTGAATAATTCTCTTGTCTTCCCCTGACGATTGTATAATACTTCCCTTAAACGGATACAAATTGTTGGTAATATGAAAGACAAAGAATTGTCATAGGCGAAATGGAGGAAATATGAACCCCGATATCTATGCGGTAGCCAAGCGATTGCTCCACAGGGAATTTGAATCTCTGAGTCCGGCTGAACAGAATGTGATCCGGCGCTTTGCAGAGCGTCTTCATGTCAGCAGGAATGCCCATGAGGAGCGTCAGGCTCAACTCACATTCGGCCAGCGTCTTGCCGATTCCGTGGCGGCGTTTGGTGGCTCCTGGACGTTCATCGTCTCGTTCGCGATAGTTCTCTGTTTGTGGGTCGCGCTCAATTCCTTTCTTCTCATCAGATGGAAAAGCTCCTTTGATCCATACCCGTACATCCTGTTGAATCTGGTGCTCTCCATGCTTGCAGCTATCCAGGCGCCTGTGATCCTCATGTCACAGAACCGGCAGGCAGCAAACGACAGGGTAGACGCCGAGCATGATTACGAAGTGAATCTCAAGGCTGAACTCGAGATTATGTCTTTGCACGAGAAGATAGATATCCTGCGGGAGAAACAGTGGGCGGACCTGCTCGCCACGCAACAGGAACAGATAGAGATTCTCCATAAGTTGATAGAGTCAACCCGTACCGGTAATCAGGGGTAATCGAACGGGGAGTGTGAGCCTGAACCACCATGTCTGAACGCTTGATCAGCGAACCTATAAGGCCGATCACATCAACCTGCGACACATTACGCATGGCGGCAGGAGAACCCGGCCTGCCCCTTAAGTTCATCTGGCGAGGGGCTACCATCGAGGTAGCTAATGTGTTGCGCATCTGGCATGAGACAGGCAGGTGCCGTCACGGAAGTGAGGAGCTGTACGTACGAAAACACTGGTATGAGGTCGGTATGCCAGGAGCGGGCGTCATGAAAATCTATTTCGAGAGACAACCGCGGCGGGGACGTAAGGGCTCACGATGGTGGCTCTTCAGCATTACCGAACCGGATGAAGTCACGTGTAATCCCAATTTGCAATTATGACGATATTAATATTAGTCTGATTGGCGGGTTCTTAAGTAACCTCAACCTAAGAACAGATTGTTCTAATACCTCTTAGACCGCTTTCTGCGAGATATCTTTCGGGGTTCACGCTCACACACCGTTCAACAATCTTCTTTGGAAATCCAAGCCCCACAAGATATCGGGCTGATTCGGTAACGGGCGTAGAGCCGCCAAGTAACCTTCCCGCTCTATCTGCGACGCCCAGTGTGCAGGCATCTTTCTTTGCTGCCTTCACAGAATCGGACACGATGATGATCCTGTCAGGCTTTTTCGCGCCAAAGATCAATTCAATTGTCTTTGGATGCAGATGAAATGGGTCCGCGATAACCTCTACATAAATATGCGGGTTCGTGAGGCCAAAACCTGCTATCCCGGGCTCGCGATGATGCACAGGCCGCATGGCGTTGAAGATATGTGTTATACCTTTTGCGCCGGCATTGAAGCCCGCTTCAGCCTCGCCGTATGTTGCATCCGAATGACCCATACTCACGATCACGCTGGTAT is a genomic window containing:
- a CDS encoding DUF1003 domain-containing protein — translated: MNPDIYAVAKRLLHREFESLSPAEQNVIRRFAERLHVSRNAHEERQAQLTFGQRLADSVAAFGGSWTFIVSFAIVLCLWVALNSFLLIRWKSSFDPYPYILLNLVLSMLAAIQAPVILMSQNRQAANDRVDAEHDYEVNLKAELEIMSLHEKIDILREKQWADLLATQQEQIEILHKLIESTRTGNQG
- a CDS encoding DUF6504 family protein; this translates as MSERLISEPIRPITSTCDTLRMAAGEPGLPLKFIWRGATIEVANVLRIWHETGRCRHGSEELYVRKHWYEVGMPGAGVMKIYFERQPRRGRKGSRWWLFSITEPDEVTCNPNLQL